tgaggtagaaaacgaccttctcaacgccatcgtagagttgcaccaccaccgaagcgatggacgtgtcagctactgacaagtagatgtagaacggcctgtcttgctggggcggaactagcacaggcggcgtcgtcagataccgcttaatctcatcaaacgcctgttgctgttctgccccccagtgaaactcgtcatcagatttagtcttcaccagcgccatgaacggctcgattcgtcccgacagattagagatgaatcgtcggacaaaattgatcttgccgatgaggcgttggagctcctttttcgtggtcggcggctgcatggtacgcaccgcctcctgacttttcaggccgatctcaattccccgttcatgaaccagaaaacctaggaattgaccagccgtcacgccaaaggcgcacttcttcggattcattctcagtccgaatttccgagttcggtctaggacgcgccgtaaatcgtccaagtgtccctccatggagactgatttgactaccacgtcgtcgatatagatctccaccaacttgccgatcagatcatgaaatatataattcatggctcgttggtacgttgcaccagcattcttcagcccaaaggtcatgaccacatactcaaacaagcctactgctcctggtactctgaatgcggtcttgtgtatatcttccagagccatgaagatctggttataaccggcgttaccatccatgaagctcaacaccttgtggccagcagcggcatttatcaatgtttctgccacaggcatcggatactcgtcctttggagtggctctattaagatctcggaaatcgatggccacacgccatcggccgtccttcttctctacagggacgatgctggagatccactcagcgtacctgcatggcctgatgaacccagcggccaacattttctcgatctctttcttgacttcttccagaatttcggccctcatctgacgtgctcgttgttggaacggccgaaatcctttcttcagggggagccgatgctcgatgatgctcctgtccaacccaggcatctccgtgtaatcccatgcaaagcaatctgggtattccttcaacagagctatcatctgtcccctgagctgtggatctaacttcttgctgataaaagtcggtcgcggcttatccccaggaccaatgtcgacttcttctagctcatcagccgatgtaaacccataccctagctttccgtcacctgtgaggtcgacgccacatactgggagagcaggtgatacggatactacgggccgattGCTGGCATCGGCTTCcaccttgatcatcaccaggatattttggcggtgtcgggaccgatcgcatggagcagcctcctcctcatctctgctatgagagcagctgccctcgtctataCCCTCGTCAGGGTGGTGCCCcagttccaccatgttgatgttgaacgagtttcttggctggcacctcccagggtaagcgtCTTCAACCGTGTCAGCGGTGCATGTCGGTGAATTAGGAacttctggtgccgccaatgTGAATAACGACGGTGGACGGGGCTGAAGTGGCActtttccttggtaggtcccgagagctggttctgATAGGGAGTGCTGatgcttcatgacctccttgatcatccgaacggcgacatgctccaaagtattcaccaggctctcagaatggcgatgtaACGAGTGGGTCACCATGCCGCTAATCTCCTGGCACACGGCCCTGGttcgttcttctgacgggacagATAGGTCCACCCCATCGAGtgtgccttccggtgagaaccccttccacctgacgccatgtgaacgggttctgtgatatgagccgatgaggtcggcttcgaggatgactttgatctcgtcatacttcttcttgagctcgtccgtcagatcctcatacgtgactggcgtgccgtccgccatctcagatgtagatggcaatgtggttgatgtagaagctcgtcccaccgggcgtgccagaatgtgttgacgtccgaaacccaccggcgggcagcgacgggcaacaccgtagagccgggaacaacctagggctgcggctggccgaggtccctccgagcgacggcccacaaagccttctggtcacacgtccgatgctgattgcaagggcgtgccacctgacctatacctggtcaggaaggtgatggagatgcctcgcttagtttcctgcatggcatacacgtaaacattaaatacgagcctcgatcggctctcaggttctcctgtgaatcggctcagggagccgatccacccatgattcgtacgaggtgcacgaatatatgggggtcctgcttgatcaagataaagctaatgagatctacgacgatttagggttttcaccgcataatcggatcatcctactcaggattgggcctcgcggccacgcacggtgatcgtaagccgatcctagacaaggcctaaaaaccaacacgaggttgatccccggaacatcctgtctaggactagcgaacgacaccctacgtgccgctggatcctccagccccttgtaaggcctaactattgcagatattaaactaatccttgatgaacaaggagcaaccgtaacggatcagatctactaaataatgatcaagcggggtgccgcccccacacctaagataggtgtgagggcggctagacatgcaagggttgcactacgatagcatgttacgcgaagaactatgctaaccctaacacatctatgataactacgttgctcgccatcaaaaaggcttcagtacgagcaacgcatgaacaacgtggagcttgtgctgcctagatcgcaagatgcgatctaggcagcatgttgcttaccggtagaaaccctcgagacgaaggagttggcgatgcgccgagattgatttgttggttgaacgttggttgttgtttattccataaaccctagatacatatttatagtccgggggactttctaacgtgggaataatccccaccgtgcacgagacgaattctaacttctaatctaagatgcgatctactataatacacatacaagggcaaactagcccaactttgcatataaggccgatccacgtatttcttccgtatataatcttcaagcccatcttgatcgtggcccacctctgacttggtcaaattctggtgataacactatcGAGATATAATAATAACTACTCCTTATTATTTGCCTCTAGGGCACTACCTCCAACGGGTTATGAGGAGGCTTGAAATCATTACAAGGATAAAACTAACCCATGATGAAGCTTCGGCTATGGTGAATGACACTCGAGGGGGAGGAGATGGTGCTTTGGCTACGACGAGTGGTGGTGTCGCCGGAGGTGCTACCGGCTATGATGGTGTTGCTTGAGGCTTCCTTTTTTATCATATTGGTGGATGATTGTGTAAATATTATGTTTTGCGCATATTTTGGATGTTTGATGCGAACATTGTTGTGAAAGAATGTCACATATTATCGCATTTGGTGCAATTTGTTGAATTTGATGTTTGCAATTTTGTTTCGGAGTTCGCGGGTGCTGATCAGATCCCATAAAACTGAAACTGTAAAATAAAACATGTACAATTTTGTTTTACGAGATCTAATCGGCGCCGTCCTGGACGAGCACATAATTCGCTTTTTTGCATCACTTACTCTCGCTTTCTAGAGCATCTCCACCTGCGCATCCCGTAGCGACCCCAATAGCAATTTGGGGGTCCAGCATTTTTTGGGCCACATGGACGCGGCCCAAAAATAGTCGGCTAGTTTTGGAGCGCAATAAAAAAATTGGCAATCCTGCGCCGGCCCCTTTGGACAAGGCTTGAATTGGGCGCGCCGACACCTAGTGGCGTGTCAGAATCTACTTCTATTCACCAATTCCCCTCCATCCTGCACGCCGCTTCATTTCTCCCACCCTCCTATCCAGCTCCCACCCGCCACACcatttcccgccctcctctcccgCACCTACTCCACAACGATTCGGCCATGTCCCACCGGTGGAACATCATGAAAAAAAAGCATGCAACAAATTCTATGGATGCTACACGAAGGCGGTGAACCGGCAGGTGAGCGGACAGTCAATGGTAGACGTCGTAAGTCACTATCTCTCAATGCCTATGTTTCTATGCTCACCGTTTTGTTCATGCATTGAAATTGTTAATTGGTAGATACTCCACGCCCTCACCTTCTAAAAGGATGAGGACAACAGGGAAAATATTTCACCTTCATGCATTGCTTCAAAAAGCTTGAAGGTTTCAACAAATGGGACAACGTCCCGCTCACTCTCAAGGACAAGAAAGATGTCGGAAGTGGACCCGTTGAGATGTTGGTTTAGGATAGCAGGTGTGAAGTATATCTTCCGAAATAAAAGGAGCAATTGCCGACGCATTCTATAGCACACTTCCGGCACGCCCATAGACCATGCATCCGCCGACACCTATTTAAAAAATGGAggtcgagctacatgtagctctttattttcaaAAATTCGAAAATCATAAAGTTTTTAAAAATTCTGGAAAAAGAATCCAAGATGTAGCCAATGATGGAATCACAAATATGtaaaatctcaatgtgaaattcTTAGTACTTTatgctacacaaaaatgataaatgtgTGGATCTGAGAATAGGAAGTAGTGCGCATTTCAAAACTATAAAACTTGAcaatttttgtgtagtctacaattcaAAGAATTTCGCATTGAAATTGTTCGGGTTTGTAGATTTCATCATTATCTACATCCAAGATTTTTTTTCAGAGCTACGTGTAACGTGACCTCCGTTTGCGGTTTTCCTTGCAAAAGATGCTCTTTACAGATCGCGAAATACGGGAGATAGCTCGCTGCCGGCGAGGCGCGCCAGACCGGATATACACTGTCTCTACTATTCCCTCGTTGACAGCTGCTGCTCCACCGCGCCAAAACGGAATCTTCCCTCTACGGGTGCGAGGGTGGACTCTGTGTGCAGGCAGCGACGTGACCCCAGCTTTGTCCACCTTCCTTCCTTCCTCGCTCGGAGATGTTGACCTGGAAAGCTCGCGCGCGGGCTTGGGTACACCGACGGAAACGGAATAATACTGCCGAACGGAACGAGGGAATATTTTGCTCAGCCGCCAGAGCCAGGGGGAAGGAAACCAACTAGCATCAGCCTTTCAATTTGCCCAGCTAGCGTTTAGTTGGGTCTTGTTTTTTGATGCTCTCAACTCAATGTTATTCTTCTTCTGTGTACAGGCCAAACTCTGAAGTATCTTTTTCTTCGATCAAAGAGGTATCTATCCGTCTAAAGTATTCCTCCGGACAAGATTTGGATTTGGAACATCTTGAACGCGTCAGGGTCCCTCCCTTGACTCCAACCTGCCGGGTTTTCACACCTTCCTGAGAGCCTAATTAAGCTTGTTGATCAAAGAGGAGTCGTGCCCTACTTTCTTCTTTTCTGCCTCTGCATCAAACGATGCATATACATGCATTATTATAAAGCTTGGCTTATGCCTTATATCTATCACTAAAACAATGCTCCTTCTTTGCACGGTGAACATTAGCATTTTGATTTTCACGCATAGACTTTATATCCACTCAATTTGTCGCACAAATATCATACAACCGATAATAGTCCACGCCTGGCTTCTGTATTACACATTTACAATACACACATAACCAACATAGTTAAAAGTAgtccacaaaaaaatagttaaaaGTAAAGCAAATCACTTGACTTGCATACACACCACCATAACCAACTCTCGGTGTTGCACGGCCATGTCATGTTTATCACGCACAATATGGGATATGGATTGGTCTCACGGAGTGGTGCATTGCCAACCACCCATCCTCCCAGAATCCTATCGGGTGTCGTATTTCATGTCAaatgtgccttagtggaagaaacATCGCTTCAAATTCATCAAACCATCTCAAAAGTGTGAGTCCTGATGTTTTTGACTCAAATAGGAAGCATCTTTAGTGCGGATAGacatttggtgcacatgggcacgAGTGATCTCTTtattaaaaaaattataaaatatTAGTTGTATGTTTCAAAAAATTCTAAGAATAAATCATGATGTAAAATAATGTGTATTTTAGGCTACACAAAATTGACTAAAATATAGATCTGAGCATAGTGATTTCAAATTTTTAAAAAGATAGACTTTGTCATTTTTATATAGATTAGAATACAAAACATTTGAAATTGAGATTTTACACGTTAGTGGGATATATCATAAGATACTTTTAGAATTGTGTTTCATAATTTTTTGAAACCCGTaagtaatttttttgaattttataataTGCAAAGAGCAGTGGTGCTCAGGAGTCAAAACAACTTTCCGCTTTAGTGCGCCGTATTTTTTGTTATGGAGCAAGTTCTGTCACACCTAATTCAGTAAGAAGTTCGAATAACAATTTAGCGGCAAGGGGTGTGTTTTCTGGCGTACAATCCCAAATCATCCAGCCCTATTGATCTTTGGAATTGCAGAGCACACTCCATTTCGTCAGCAAATATTTCTTCCTGTCACCTCACACCTGGAAGTAATCAAGCCATTGCAGGATCCTCTATTCTTGAAGTTTGAAAGGAAAAACATCATGTGCCCATTTGAAGATAGATGCTTTCCTTTCCATCCGTTGAACCGTTTGTCCGTTTCTGTAGTCTCTGTACAAGATCATGTTGCTAAGCACACATTTGTCGGTCACCCTTCCGATTCCAAGGATTGATGCTTTTTTCTATTTTAACATGTGAATCTTAGTCTGAATTTGTACCTTTTCAATTTTGTAGTATGATCTTTGCCGGCATTTCTCAACTCGCGTATGTACTTGTCCCTTTTGCCTTTATTTTTCAATATCTCAATTTCTCTAATGTTGCTAAGATCGATCATATGGTCATTCAAATGCATGAAGAGATATTTTTACAAAGTCAGAGCACCTGCATGCAGTGGGCCATATAAAACAGATGACAGCGTGGCTACTCGATCTTATCTGTGATGATCTCTCCCCTATCGGTCTTCACCTGTAGATGACGATAATCTGACTAATTAATTTACTCGTGGTTGAGGTCTGCAAGACACAAATGGCAGCATGCATTTCAAAGATGCTCCTAGTATCTTCCCAGCTGCAGAGATCTTTATTAGGTGTAGACCATTAACGATTTGGTGAACCACTCCTGCTTGTCTCTCTGATTGTCCTGTTCGAATCCTTTGCGACGTGGTGGAGTTAAAGCGAAATGTCAACTCGACAGACGATCCTCGACTCGATGTCATTAACGTTTGTAGCATATTGTTATCAATCAGTCAACTAGTCATGTTAAGCTCGTGAGGCAGCACAATTAGCATTTCTTGTCTTTATCGGCCGGGAAAAAAATACCATTTCTTGCTCATGTTTTTGTGGAATATATATGTATGTATCAACTGTATATAATCTCTCTTTTAACCTGTACTAGTAATCTAGTATACATGTATCACTCAAGGActcaagagaagaagaaaaactaATTAAGAATCAAACTACTGCGTGAGGATCAAAGAACCAACGAAGAAaccgggaggaggaagaagaatcgCCTGAACTGAAGCCATGCATGTGCATGCATGGTTTCCCTGCCTATGTACTGAAAGAATCAATGGACGCATGTGTCACAGATCGTTCTTGCCGACAGAGCGCCGGCATGGCCGCCACGCGGTGGCCCTGATGAGAGCCCTGTCACGCCACCCCAGCGCCATGGCCCTGTCGCCGCCGTCCTCCATGACCCGGAACCCGCCGCCGCACCCGCCGCTCTTCATCTTGAGCAGCAGCTTCGCCTGGCTCACCGTCCTGGAGCTCAGCCTCGCGCCCTCGAACCCGGCCCTCTCCAGCGTCTCCGTCCAGTAATCCGCCGCGCGATGGTCCGGGGAGGCGGCCATGGCGTCGCTGATCTCCACGCCGAGGTGGTCCCTCTCGATGGCGAGCCGCTCGGCGCTGTCGGCCGGGAGGCACTCGTGCAGCGACTCGAACACGGCAGCGTAGTACCGCAGGCTGGATGCGAACCGCGGGAGCAGGCTCTCGCTGTTCCTGGACCTGGCGGGATTGCCGTCGCTGGCCCTATCAATCAGGAACACCAGGGACGGGTCCAGGGCGCGGATGCAGTCCAATGTGGCGCGCGATTCCCTCGAGCTCGCCGCGGCCGGGAACACCAGGTTGACGACCACCGCCGCGGCGGGGTCGACCCTGATGCGGCCGTGGCGGCCGTCCTCCGGCCCGTCGTTCATGACGCCCTCGAACTCGAACCGGAGGTTGGGGCAGCCGTCCGCGAACCGCGTGAGCCGGGCCTCCGTGTCCCGCAGCTCGTCGGTGCTGGCACCGAACCCGGTGATGCGCAGGGATAccggctcgccgccgccgcccgaggaACCGCTTCCGTCGTTGGAGCCGGAGCTAGTGGTGGCCGCGGCGTCGGAGAGGGACTGGATGAGGGACGGCCACTGGAAGCCGAAGGAGACGTCGAAGTCGACGACGTGGAGGCGCCGGCGGCCGGAGGCCTCGAAGGCCTCGACGATGGCCTGGTTCGCCGTGAAGTGCGCGAACTGGTACAGCGGGGACGCCTGGTAGAACATGGTGAGCGCTAGGAACTGCTCCGCGCGCGTCGTCGTGGCTGGAacgggcggcggcgacggcagcAGGAGCCTCGACGCCAGCGCGTCCGCGAAGTAAGCCGCGACACGCTGGACGGGGTCGCTGCCGCGGAAGGACGCGTGCCGGTAGACCTCACGCAGAGCCACAGCCGCCGCGTGCATGTCGCCGACCTCGCCGGCGGCCGCCGAGGAGAGCAGCAGGCGCATGAGCCGCAGGCCGCCTTCGCCACCCTTaccctcatgatcgtcgtcgtggTGATCAAGCTCAACCTTGGCCACGCGATCTCTCGCCTGGAGGAGCCTCATGACCCTGGCGCGATCCCCGCCATCAGCTTCGCCGCCATCGTCTCTCAGTTTCCGCTTCTTGGCCgtggcaccaccaccaccgtcgaCGCCTAGACTCAACGTCAGATTCATTTGCACTCCCAAAGCAATCTCTCAGCCTCTCCGACAAGGGCGCTCGCAGCAATGGAGGCAGGCCGACCGGGAGGAAGGGAATGGGAGACGGCGACGACGATGGCTATATATAAGCGACCAAAGGGAATCTAGATGCTCTCCGGCCGCGTGTAGCTTCGGTTTCAAGAAATGCTTGCCAGATATGATGCTGCTCCCGTTTTGGCCGCTTCCCGGACGCGATGCCCTTGGATCCCAAGGATAGGATATGCCCGCCAAGTACGTGTTCGCTAGCTAACTTCTCCTCCCCTTGTTTTATGCGCAGAGGATCTGTCTGCCAAGTGCCAACGGCGCCCAACCTATCATCTACCGGCTGCTAGCTAGCTCCGCTGCTAATAAGAGTAAGACTCCACTTCTCTCGGTCTACGTGGAACCAAACACTTGATTAGTCTTAACAATGTACGATGACACAGATAACAGGGGAGACTAGTAGCCTAACTAACTGTGATGAGCATACAAAATGATTCTTCAATATAATCTGGCTCCATAGTCCACACCGCAAGATCCTCTCTACACCGTATGGGTAACCAACTGGGCATCTATGCATAAACAAATGTACTATAGCCATGACAAACCTCGATCGGCACCACTTTTATACGGTTAGGTAGTACTCCTATATAGTACTAGTATAAGATTGAGGAGATTGGAGCCCAAGTTGAACTATAGTCTAAGCATTCAAATTTGCTTGAGATTCTATGGAGGAAGGTGCATGCGGGGCCAACATTTGACTGGACCAAGCTCATCGTATGCGTCAAGACGGTTAGTTTGGGGCATACGTTGTGTTGTGTGGACTTGACTCCCCTGCGTGCTCTGGACATGGAAGATGGAACCGGTAAAAGCTGATGAATCACCATTCCATCGAGGATATGTAAAAAAATGTGGAAAGTAGAGGGGGTGGTTGGGTGAAAAGGTAAAAGTTGCTATGGTGTGTGAAGATGCGACCAAggtaatgaaggaggagtggaccCTTCCATTCGCAAAGGAGGAGACACCGGAGAAGA
This region of Lolium perenne isolate Kyuss_39 chromosome 2, Kyuss_2.0, whole genome shotgun sequence genomic DNA includes:
- the LOC127334872 gene encoding scarecrow-like protein 23; this encodes MNLTLSLGVDGGGGATAKKRKLRDDGGEADGGDRARVMRLLQARDRVAKVELDHHDDDHEGKGGEGGLRLMRLLLSSAAAGEVGDMHAAAVALREVYRHASFRGSDPVQRVAAYFADALASRLLLPSPPPVPATTTRAEQFLALTMFYQASPLYQFAHFTANQAIVEAFEASGRRRLHVVDFDVSFGFQWPSLIQSLSDAAATTSSGSNDGSGSSGGGGEPVSLRITGFGASTDELRDTEARLTRFADGCPNLRFEFEGVMNDGPEDGRHGRIRVDPAAAVVVNLVFPAAASSRESRATLDCIRALDPSLVFLIDRASDGNPARSRNSESLLPRFASSLRYYAAVFESLHECLPADSAERLAIERDHLGVEISDAMAASPDHRAADYWTETLERAGFEGARLSSRTVSQAKLLLKMKSGGCGGGFRVMEDGGDRAMALGWRDRALIRATAWRPCRRSVGKNDL